Below is a window of Leisingera sp. S132 DNA.
CTGACGCGGTTCGATGCGGTGGCCTGGGCGGGCGCACTGGAAGCGGCGATGCCGTTTTCGCCGCTGGAAAGCCTCAGCCAGGTGATCTCCCCCTATCACTACGGCCCGTTCTACAAGAACCCGCTGCGGGAAGTGGTGGAAAAGTTCAACTTTGCCGAAGTCTGCGCCGGCGAAGGCCCGCAGCTGTTCATCTGCGCCACTTGCGTCCGCAGCGGCAAGATCCGCATCTTCGAGGGGGAGGAGATCAGCACCGATGCGATTCTTGCCTCTGCCTGCCTGCCGGACCTGTTTCAGGCGGTGGAGATCGAAGACCCGGAGACCGGCCGGCTGGAGGCCTATTGGGATGGCGGCTATACCGGCAACCCGGCGCTGTTTCCGCTGTTCCGCGAGGACCTGCCGGGGGATGTGGTGATCGTCAACATCAACCCGCTGGAGCGTGACGAGATCCCCAAGACCCCGCAGCAGATCCGCAACCGGGTGAACGAGATCAGCTTCAATTCCTCGCTGCTGCGGGAGCTCAGGGCGATCAACTTCGTGCAGCGGCTGCTGGCCGATGGCACCATTCAGCAGGGGCGGATGAAAGAGGTGCGGGTGCATATGATCGCGGATGACGATCTGATGACGCAGCTGTCGGTCACCACCAAGCTGTTCCCTGTGCCGCAGATCCTGGCACGGCTGAAGCAGGCAGGGCGGGATGCGGCAGAGGGGTTTCTGACCCAGAACCGGGAAAACCTTGGGGTGCGTTCGTCGGCTGATCTGCCGGCAATGTTCGGCTAGGCGTCTTCTTTTTCCAGGACCTTCGGCTTCTTGCCGTTCTCCACTGGTTTGGTGGGGTCCTTGGGGTTCGGGTAGACGAGGCCCGCTGAGATCACCAGTTTTGCCGAGTCCTCCACCGTCATGTCCAGTTCGATCACGTCCTCCTCCGGCACAAACAGCAGGAAGCCGGATGTGGGGTTCGGCGTGGTCGGGAGAAAGACGCTGACCAGCCCGCCACTGGTTTCCGCGCGCTTGGCAATCTCACCCTTGGCATGGGTGGAGATGAAGCCGATGGCCCAGATGCCCTTGCGCGGGTATTGCACCAGGCAAGCCTTTTCAAAGCTGCGTTCGGATTGGGCAAAGACGGTCTCGGAGATCTGCTTGATGCCGGAATAGACCGTGCGCACGACCGGCATCCGGTCCACCAGGCTTTCGGCAAAGGTGATCAGCGAGCGGCCAATGATGCCCTTGGCGATCCAGCCGACGATGATGGTGAACAGCAGGAAGATGATCAGCCCGACGCCGCGCAGGTTGATGCCGATATACTGTTCGGGCCGGAAGGTGTGCGGCACCAGCGGCAGCACCACGCTGTCGATCCAGCCCATGACAGACCACAAGAGCCAGATGGTCAGCCCCACCGGCGCGATCACGACGATGCCCGTAAAGAAGGAGGCGCGCAGGCTGGCGAACAGGCCGCGGCGGCGTTGGGGTTCTTCGTCGAAGGGCGTGGTCATAGATCAGTTTTCCAGGATTTCCGCGTGGAACCTAGGCACTGTTTTGGGGCGGAGCAATGGTTTCCGCCCCAAAAATCAACTCATTGTGCGAGATTGTTGAGTTCCTGTGCGATCTTTGCCGCCAGCCGCGCATTGTTGCGCACCAGTGCGATGTTCGCAGCAAGCGAGCGGCCTTCGGTCAGCTCGAAGATGCGGGACAGCAGGAAGGGGGTCACATCCTTGCCTGCGACGCCTTGGGCATCTGCTTCGGACTGGGCCTGGGCAATCACCGGTGCCAGTTCCTCTGCCGCGATCTGGGCGTCTGCCGGGATCGGGTTGGCGACCAGCTGGCCGCCGGGCAGGCCCATGGCATGGCGGGTGGCATGGGCGCGGGCGATTTGCTCAGGCGTGTCCATGCGCAGCGGTGCTTTCAGCTCCGACTGGGCCGACCAGAAGGCGGGGAAGCTGTCCTGCCCGTAGGCAATCACTGGCACGCCTTGGGTTTCCAGCACTTCCAGCGTCTTCGGCAGGTCAAGGATTGCCTTGGCGCCTGCGGCAACCACGGTCACCGGGGTCTGCGCCAGCTCCAGCAGGTCGGCGGAGATGTCGAATGTGGTCTCAGCCCCCTTGTGGACGCCGCCGATGCCGCCGGTGGCAAAGACGGAGATGCCGGCCAGCCGCGCCGCAATCATGGTTGCTGCCACGGTGGTCGCGCCTGTGCCGCCAGTGGCGATACAGGCAGGCATGTCCGCGCGGGAGATCTTGGCAACGCCCTTGGCCTGACCCAGCGCCTGCAGCTGATCGGGTTCCAGACCTACATGCAGCACGCCATCAATCACTGCCATGGTGGCCGGCACGGCGCCGGCATCGCGGATGTCCTGCTCCACTTGTGCTGCGACCTCGACATTCTGCGGGTACGGCATGCCGTGGGTGATGATGGTGCTTTCCAGCGCAACAATAGCGCGGTTCTCGGCCTTGGCGGCCTGAACCTCTGACGAATACTGAATGTCGATCAAAGCGGGGGTTCTCCTGAAACGTAGGTCGCCGCAGCCTTGAGGGCTGAGGCCAAAGCGGTCTTGCGGTCTTCGCCCCGTGCCTCGGCAACGATATGGGCGGCCATGAAGGTATCGCCTGCGCCGGTCACGCGGGCGACGGTAACGCGGGGCGGGTGCAGGGTGATGGTGCCTTCGGCATCGGCCACGGTGGCAGAGGAACCGCCATCGGTGACCAGCACCCGTGCGGCACCACGGTCCAGCATCGCTGCAGCGGCGGTTTCGCTGTCGGTGAACTCCGCCTGGCACAGGATGCCGGCCTCTTCCAGGTTCACATAGAGCGTGCCGCGTGTGCGGGTCAGGAAGGGGCGCAGCCGTTCCGCCTTGCCCGGCGAAGCAGGCGCCACGCGCAGGTCGGCCTTGGCAAAGGCCGGGCTGGCGACGATGTCATCCAAGAGCGACAGGGTCAGGTTGCCGTCGAGCGCCACCTGGCCCTCATAGGGTGCGGCCTCGGTGCCCAGCGAGCCATCGGACAGCGGCCGCAGGATCTTGTCGCCTGCAGCTTCCAGCGAATGCGCGTCGGCAATGGCGGCAATCAGCCCGTTGGCGCCCTCGACAGCCATGTAGCGGTCGGTGGGCAGGTCCTCGGAGCGGTAGATGTGATCGGTGATCAGGCCGAAGTGGCCGCACGCATGGATCAGCTCGTCACCTTCGGGGTCGCGGCCGACGGCAGTCAGCAGAGCCGGCTTCACGCCAAAGCGCGACAGGGTCATGGCGATGTTCATGGCAACGCCGCCGGGCAGCCGGGTGATGCGCCCGGGCATGTCCGATCCGCGCTGCATTTCACTGGTGCAGCGTCCGATAATGTCCCACAGGACCGACCCGATGCACAGGATGGCGGGTGTCTGAGAGTTTGGGGCTTGTGTCATAATGACCTATTGCCGCCTTTGGCAGGCCTCTGCAAGCGGCATCACCGGGTGGGCACCGCGAATGTCAGGGCAGCCCAAAGGCTTTCCCAAACGTAATCCTCGCCTGCCGGGGCAGGGCGCAGAACCACGGCGTCCAGCAGGTAGCTGTGCCCGGGGGCGACACTGACGATTGCCTCCCCCTTTTCATCCGTTGGTTGGGTGCTGATGGTAACGGCGCCATCCGGGGATTTGTCAAAGACTTCGATCTGGGCCTCCGGCCGGGGTTTGCCCTGGTACAGCACCCGGACCGGAAGCCCGCCCGCCATGTCATCCGTATAGGGATTGGCCAGGGCGACAATCTCCGTCTCCAGCCCGGCGGCCTGATCCGCCCCGCTGCCACTCCCGATTGCCACCAGCGCCTTGGCATGGCGGGTGTACTGCTCAGTAAACCCCGCATCCGGCAGCCCGCGCGCCCGGTGCTGCGTTTGGATGTCGCCAAAGGCCTTGTGATCAACGAAGGCCTGAAACTCCTCCCAGCTGTCGTAGGTGATGGTCTGCGGCCGGGTCTGGTGGATCAGCACGGCCAGCCCGTCTGGCATAGGATCGCCGCTGAAGGCCGGCATATCCCCCATGCGGCCAATGTAGGGCAGGGCGGTTCCGCTCTGAAACACCTCGAACCGGGCGATGCGGTGATCCAAGTAGGGCTGCTCCGCCCCCTTGAACTCCTGACCGTTGCGCAGCTTTGCCACCATGGTTTCCCCGGATTTAACTTGATATTTCTCCGGCTCAATCCAAAACTCGTGAGAGAGAACCGGCGCGGCGCCTAGGGTCAGCCCGGCACAGACAATAGAGCAGAACAGGCGGAATTGCATGGAAAGGTCCTTGGCTGTCAGGCGCGGCGCTACTTGGCTGCACGGCCTATTTGCGCTGCTGTTCTGTGTGGTTGCAATAGCAGCAGCTCCAGCCCGCGCGCATGAGGTCACGCCGGCGATTGCAGATTTCGCGGTGAAGGACGGGCAGATCACGCTGGAATTGCGTCTGAACGTGGAGGCCTTTGTTGCAGGAATTAACCTGGATGGCCTCTCTGATACCAACCAGACCGCGCAGGCCGCCGATTATGACGAGCTGCGCGCGCTGCCGCCGGACGCGTTGACCCCAATGGTGACGCTCTTTGCCGAGGAGTGGCTGGAAACCTTCTCCATCCAGGCGGCGGAGCCTGTTGATTTGGATGTTACAGGGATCACTATCCCGGAGGTCGGCGACGCCAGCCTGCCGCGGGCGTCCTTCCTGGAACTGGCCGGAGACATTCCACCGGGAACAGGCAGTCTCCGCATCACCTGGCCCAATGGGTCCGGCGGCGTGGTGCTTCGGCAGAACGGGGTAGATGAGCCCTATACGGGGTACCTGCAAGGCGGAGAGACCTCACCGCCGATCCCATTAGGGGGCGGCGCGGCCAAAACGCCGGTTGAGGCCTTTATGGAGTATATCCCTGTCGGCTTCACTCACATCCTGCCCAAGGGTCTGGATCATATCCTGTTTGTGCTTGGGCTGTTCTTCCTCAGCCCGCGGGTGAAGCCGCTTCTGCTTCAGGTGAGCCTGTTTACCGTGGCCCATACCATCACCCTGGCGCTGGGCGCGCTGGGAATGGTCAACGTGAACCCCGCCATCGTCGAGCCGATGATTGCGCTGTCGATTGTGTTTGTTGCGGTCGAGAACATCTTTGCCCGCAAGCTGCACACATGGCGCAGTTTCGTGATCTTTGGATTCGGGCTGCTGCACGGGTTGGGCTTTGCCTCCGTGCTGGGGGAGTTCGGCTTGCCTGAAAACCAGTTCCTGCCCGCGCTTATCGGATTCAACGTTGGGGTGGAGTTCGGCCAGCTGGCGGTGATTGCCGCCGCTTACCTCGGTGTGCGCCTGTGGTTCGGGCGGCACCCGAAATACCGTGGCCGGGTGGCGATCCCGGCCTCTGTCACCATTGCGATGATCGGCGGCTACTGGTTTGTGGAGCGGGTGTTCTTGTGAGCGAGTAACGCGTCAGCCCATTGCCCGCATCAGCACCTTCAGCGCCGCCAGCGGGTCTTCCGCGTGCCAGATCTCATCACCGATGCCAAAGAAGTCTGTATGGGGCGCGATGCCCCGCACCAGATCCTCAGTGAGGCCGCCCTCGGCCACAACCGGAACCTCGATCATCTGCGACCACCACTGGAACAGATCGGCCTCTGCTTGCGCGCCATCCCCCAGACCGGAAGTGCCCACCGGGCCGAAGCTCACGTAATCCGCGCCCGCTTCACCGGCCACCATGCCGTCGTGCTGCGAAGCACCGCAGAAACAGCCGACAATCGCATCCGGCCCCAGCGCCTTGCGCGCGGTGCGGATGGATTTGGACGCATCGGTCAGATGCACCCCGTCCAGCCCCAGCCGTTCCGCCAGAATCTGATGGTCGGAAATCACCAGCGCCACGTCGCGCGCCATGGTCACTTCGCGCAGCGCATCGCCTGCGCGGCTGAGGGTGTCCTGATCGCGGCTCGCCATGTCCAGGCGCACACAGGCCACGTCCACTTCATCCAGCACCCGCGCCAGCTGACCGGGAAATTTGCCCAGCTCGAAACTCGGCGGGGAGATCAGGTAGAGCTGCGGCTGCTCGGATGCGTCAGCAGGGCTTCCCATGGCGGTGCTCCATTGTTCAGGCGGTTTGACGGTGTTTAGCCGATTTCCGGCCGGACGCAAGGATTTGCGGCGGTGAAGACCCGGTAAATGCAGCCCGAACCCGCGCTGGACCTTGCCCCGCCGCCGCGCGGGCAGTACAGCAGTGCCGATTTTGCCGGAGAACACGATGCCCACCGATACGCCCCAGCCCGCCTTTGTCCTTGTCCGCCCGCAGATGGGCGAGAATATCGGTGCCGCGGCGCGGGCGATGTGGAACTTCGGCCTCGACCGGATGCGCATCGTGGCGCCGCGCGACGGCTGGCCGAACCCCAAGGCGGTGGCGATGTCCTCGGGCGCGGGCCGCCTGTTGGACGAGGCGCAGCTCTGCGCCGACGTGCCGGAGGCGCTGGGCGACTGCACCTATGTGTTCGCCACCACCGCCCGCCAGCGCGGCCTGACCAAGCCGGTCTACAGCCCCGAGCGCGCGATGCAGATCGCGGCAGAGAAAATCGCCGCGGGTGAGAAAGTCGCGGTGATGTTCGGCCCGGAACGTGCCGGGCTGGAAAACGAGGATATCGCTAAGGCGAACGCCATCATTTCGGTGCCGGTGAACCCGCTCTATGCCTCGCTGAACCTCGGCCAGTGCGTGCTGCTGACCGGATACGAATGGATGCGCCAGTCCAGCGAAGTGCTGCATGAAACCACCGATCTGGGCCGCAAGGGCGAATGGGCCACCGGCGTTGAGGTCGAGAAACTGGTGGAGCATTACGAGGACCGGCTGGATGAAGCCGGCTTCTTCTTCCCGCCGGAAAAGGCCGAGGGCATGAAGACCAACCTGCGCAACCTGTGGTCCCGGATGCGGATGACCCGTTCCGACGTGCAGATGCTGCACGGCATCATGCGCCAGATGGTCCGCTGGAAAGAACGCGGCGGCGAGTAAGCTGCTCTGGACCTTTGAATAACCCGCCCCTAGCTTGGCACCACAGACAAAGAGGCAAGCATGAGCAAGCGCAGCATTTTCGAAGAGGTCGAGGGCGAGAAGACGGACGCCCCCGCGGTGCAGCCGGGACTGATCGACCGCGGCCGCGGCGGCGCCCGCAAGGCGATCCGCGCCTGGCTGATGGTGCTGTTTGCGCTGGTGGTTGCAATGATCGTAGTGGGCGGGCTGACGCGCCTGACCGACAGCGGCCTGTCGATCACCGAATGGCGCCCCGTGACTGGAGCTGTCCCGCCGATGTCGGAAGCCGAGTGGCAGGCAGAGTTCGACAAGTACAAGGAAATCGACCAGTGGCGCATCCAGAACCAGTGGATGGAACTGTCTGATTTCAAATCGATCTACTGGTGGGAATGGGGCCACCGCCAGCTGGGCCGTTTCATCGGCGTGGTCTGGGCGCTTGGGTTCTTCGGTTTCCTCGCCGCACGCAAGATCCCGGCGGGCTGGACCGGCCGGTTGCTGCTGCCTGGCATCCTTGGCGGTGTGCAGGGCGCCATCGGCTGGTGGATGGTGGCCTCTGGCGTCACGCAGGGCGAGGGGATGACAGCGGTGGCTTCCTACCGGCTGGCCGTGCATCTGGGGCTGGCGTTCGTGATCCTTGGCTTCATTGCCTGGTATGTGCTGATGCTGGGCCGCGAGGAGCGCGAGCTGATGCAGGCACGCCGCGCCAAGGAAGCCAAGCTGTTCAGCCTGTCTACGGGCCTGATGCATTTTGCCTTTTTGCAGATCCTGCTGGGGGCGCTGGTGGCGGGCATTGACGCGGGCCGCTCCTATACCGACTGGCCGCTGATGGGCGGGCAGGTGATCCCGCCGAACCCGTTCATGATTGAACCTGTCTGGAAGAATTTCTTTGAAAACCCCGGGCTGGTGCAGTTCATTCACCGGGTGGCAGGCTATCTGCTGTTTGCCTTTGCTGTGGTCGCCTGGCTGCGCGGACGCAACTCGGCCCACGCGCGCACCCGTTTCGCGTTCAATGCCGTTTTTGCGGCGCTCTCCGTGCAAGTTTTGCTGGGGATCATCACCGTGGTTTATGCCGCGCCGCTGCACGCCGCGATTACCCACCAGCTGGTGGCTGTGGGCGTTTGGGTGCTGATCCTGCGCGCCCGCTTCCTGTCTGCCTATCCCATTGCAACCTCGATCAAGGATCATTGAATCATGAGCGCATTTGACGAATTGATGGCCTTCCAGCGCGAAACCCAGGCGCTGGGGCAGATTGCGGGCCGTCTGGGCTGGGATCAGGAAACCATGATGCCGCGCGGGGCGGCGCCGCAGCGGGGCGAGGAGATGGCCGCGATGGAGGCCGTGCTGCACGCCCGCCGCAGCGACCCGCGAGTGGCGGAGTGGCTGGAGCAGGCAGTGGCGCCCAATGAGGCGGGGGAAGCCCAGCTGCGGGAGATCCGCCGCAGCTATGAACGCACCGTCAAGGTGCCCGCCGATCTGGCCAAGAAGATCGCTCAGGTGACTTCCGTGGCGCAGGGCCAATGGGCTGCGGCGCGGGCGGATGAGGATGTGGCAGCCTTTGTGCCGGTGCTGGAAGAAGTCGTCGCGCTGAAACGCGAAGAAGGCCTGGCTCTGGCGGCGGGCGGTGATGTCTATGACGCCATGGTCGAGGATTATGAGCAGGGCATGAGCGGGGCTGAGATCGCCGGTATCTTTGATGCCATGCGCCCCGGGCTGGTGGAGCTGCGCGCGAAGGTGCTGGAGAAACCTGCGCCGAAAGGGCTGACCGGCACTTTTGACGAAGCCGCGCAGATGAAACTGACCCGAAAGCTCGCCAAGCAGTTCGGCTATGACATGTCCCACGGCCGGGTCGACAAGGCGGTGCATCCGTTCTGCTCCGGCGCGGGCCTGGATGTGCGGATCACCACGCGGACCAGCGAGAGTGATCCGTTCAACTGCTTCTATTCCACCATTCATGAGGTCGGCCACGCGGCCTATGAGCAGAACATCAGCCGCGATTACCTGCTGACACCGCTGGGCAGCGGCGTGTCGATGGGGGTGCACGAAAGCCAGAGCCGGATCTATGAAAACCAGATCGGCCGCAGCCGTGCCTTTACCGGCTGGCTGTTTGGGGAGATGAAAGACGCCTTTGGCGACTTTGGTGTTGCGAATGCGGATGCGTTTTATGCCGCCGTGAACACGGTGCATAAGGGCTATATCCGGACAGAAGCGGATGAGCTCCAATACAACCTCCATATCATGATGCGGTTCGGCCTGGAGCGCGCACTGATGAGCGGCGATCTGGCGGTGAAGGATCTGGAAGCGGCCTGGAACGACCGGTTCGAGGCAGATTTCGGTTATGCTGTGGACAAACCGTCCAACGGCTGTTTGCAGGATGTGCACTGGTCGGTGGGCCTGTTCGGGTATTTCCCGACATACACGCTGGGCAATGTCTATGCCGGCTGCCTGTATCAGGCGCTGCGCCGGGATGTGCCGGGGCTGGATGCAGAGGTGGCTGAAGGCAACACCGATGGCGCAACCAATTGGCTGAAGGAGAATCTCCAGCAGCATGGCGGGTTGCGCAGCCCGCGCGATACCATCAGGCACGCCTCAGGCATGGAACCGGGGCACGCGCCGCTGCTGGCTTATCTCGAAGAGAAGTTCAGCCTGCTTTACGACCTCTGAGTCGGCAGTGCATTACGGCTAAGGCCCTCTGGCGGCAGCGGAAATTCCGCTGCCCCGGAAAGGCCATATTTTAACGGTATTCTCTTAAACTCATGGGGGTGTGAGTAAGAGAGTAAACTGATGCATACAGCCGTCGCCTACCTGATCTTTGCAAGTTATGTGCTGGGAGCCA
It encodes the following:
- a CDS encoding pseudouridine-5'-phosphate glycosidase — translated: MIDIQYSSEVQAAKAENRAIVALESTIITHGMPYPQNVEVAAQVEQDIRDAGAVPATMAVIDGVLHVGLEPDQLQALGQAKGVAKISRADMPACIATGGTGATTVAATMIAARLAGISVFATGGIGGVHKGAETTFDISADLLELAQTPVTVVAAGAKAILDLPKTLEVLETQGVPVIAYGQDSFPAFWSAQSELKAPLRMDTPEQIARAHATRHAMGLPGGQLVANPIPADAQIAAEELAPVIAQAQSEADAQGVAGKDVTPFLLSRIFELTEGRSLAANIALVRNNARLAAKIAQELNNLAQ
- a CDS encoding thiamine phosphate synthase — protein: MGSPADASEQPQLYLISPPSFELGKFPGQLARVLDEVDVACVRLDMASRDQDTLSRAGDALREVTMARDVALVISDHQILAERLGLDGVHLTDASKSIRTARKALGPDAIVGCFCGASQHDGMVAGEAGADYVSFGPVGTSGLGDGAQAEADLFQWWSQMIEVPVVAEGGLTEDLVRGIAPHTDFFGIGDEIWHAEDPLAALKVLMRAMG
- a CDS encoding RNA methyltransferase, translated to MPTDTPQPAFVLVRPQMGENIGAAARAMWNFGLDRMRIVAPRDGWPNPKAVAMSSGAGRLLDEAQLCADVPEALGDCTYVFATTARQRGLTKPVYSPERAMQIAAEKIAAGEKVAVMFGPERAGLENEDIAKANAIISVPVNPLYASLNLGQCVLLTGYEWMRQSSEVLHETTDLGRKGEWATGVEVEKLVEHYEDRLDEAGFFFPPEKAEGMKTNLRNLWSRMRMTRSDVQMLHGIMRQMVRWKERGGE
- a CDS encoding HupE/UreJ family protein translates to MERSLAVRRGATWLHGLFALLFCVVAIAAAPARAHEVTPAIADFAVKDGQITLELRLNVEAFVAGINLDGLSDTNQTAQAADYDELRALPPDALTPMVTLFAEEWLETFSIQAAEPVDLDVTGITIPEVGDASLPRASFLELAGDIPPGTGSLRITWPNGSGGVVLRQNGVDEPYTGYLQGGETSPPIPLGGGAAKTPVEAFMEYIPVGFTHILPKGLDHILFVLGLFFLSPRVKPLLLQVSLFTVAHTITLALGALGMVNVNPAIVEPMIALSIVFVAVENIFARKLHTWRSFVIFGFGLLHGLGFASVLGEFGLPENQFLPALIGFNVGVEFGQLAVIAAAYLGVRLWFGRHPKYRGRVAIPASVTIAMIGGYWFVERVFL
- the ctaA gene encoding heme A synthase, yielding MSKRSIFEEVEGEKTDAPAVQPGLIDRGRGGARKAIRAWLMVLFALVVAMIVVGGLTRLTDSGLSITEWRPVTGAVPPMSEAEWQAEFDKYKEIDQWRIQNQWMELSDFKSIYWWEWGHRQLGRFIGVVWALGFFGFLAARKIPAGWTGRLLLPGILGGVQGAIGWWMVASGVTQGEGMTAVASYRLAVHLGLAFVILGFIAWYVLMLGREERELMQARRAKEAKLFSLSTGLMHFAFLQILLGALVAGIDAGRSYTDWPLMGGQVIPPNPFMIEPVWKNFFENPGLVQFIHRVAGYLLFAFAVVAWLRGRNSAHARTRFAFNAVFAALSVQVLLGIITVVYAAPLHAAITHQLVAVGVWVLILRARFLSAYPIATSIKDH
- a CDS encoding PfkB family carbohydrate kinase, producing MTQAPNSQTPAILCIGSVLWDIIGRCTSEMQRGSDMPGRITRLPGGVAMNIAMTLSRFGVKPALLTAVGRDPEGDELIHACGHFGLITDHIYRSEDLPTDRYMAVEGANGLIAAIADAHSLEAAGDKILRPLSDGSLGTEAAPYEGQVALDGNLTLSLLDDIVASPAFAKADLRVAPASPGKAERLRPFLTRTRGTLYVNLEEAGILCQAEFTDSETAAAAMLDRGAARVLVTDGGSSATVADAEGTITLHPPRVTVARVTGAGDTFMAAHIVAEARGEDRKTALASALKAAATYVSGEPPL
- a CDS encoding patatin-like phospholipase family protein, yielding MVTRINLALQGGGAHGAFTWGVLDRLLEEEGIEVAGITGTSAGALNGAAFKAGMVQDGRSGAKAALDGLWARMGGVGDMRFNHWLTRFDAVAWAGALEAAMPFSPLESLSQVISPYHYGPFYKNPLREVVEKFNFAEVCAGEGPQLFICATCVRSGKIRIFEGEEISTDAILASACLPDLFQAVEIEDPETGRLEAYWDGGYTGNPALFPLFREDLPGDVVIVNINPLERDEIPKTPQQIRNRVNEISFNSSLLRELRAINFVQRLLADGTIQQGRMKEVRVHMIADDDLMTQLSVTTKLFPVPQILARLKQAGRDAAEGFLTQNRENLGVRSSADLPAMFG
- a CDS encoding DUF502 domain-containing protein, encoding MTTPFDEEPQRRRGLFASLRASFFTGIVVIAPVGLTIWLLWSVMGWIDSVVLPLVPHTFRPEQYIGINLRGVGLIIFLLFTIIVGWIAKGIIGRSLITFAESLVDRMPVVRTVYSGIKQISETVFAQSERSFEKACLVQYPRKGIWAIGFISTHAKGEIAKRAETSGGLVSVFLPTTPNPTSGFLLFVPEEDVIELDMTVEDSAKLVISAGLVYPNPKDPTKPVENGKKPKVLEKEDA
- a CDS encoding DUF4198 domain-containing protein, with protein sequence MQFRLFCSIVCAGLTLGAAPVLSHEFWIEPEKYQVKSGETMVAKLRNGQEFKGAEQPYLDHRIARFEVFQSGTALPYIGRMGDMPAFSGDPMPDGLAVLIHQTRPQTITYDSWEEFQAFVDHKAFGDIQTQHRARGLPDAGFTEQYTRHAKALVAIGSGSGADQAAGLETEIVALANPYTDDMAGGLPVRVLYQGKPRPEAQIEVFDKSPDGAVTISTQPTDEKGEAIVSVAPGHSYLLDAVVLRPAPAGEDYVWESLWAALTFAVPTR
- a CDS encoding carboxypeptidase M32; the encoded protein is MSAFDELMAFQRETQALGQIAGRLGWDQETMMPRGAAPQRGEEMAAMEAVLHARRSDPRVAEWLEQAVAPNEAGEAQLREIRRSYERTVKVPADLAKKIAQVTSVAQGQWAAARADEDVAAFVPVLEEVVALKREEGLALAAGGDVYDAMVEDYEQGMSGAEIAGIFDAMRPGLVELRAKVLEKPAPKGLTGTFDEAAQMKLTRKLAKQFGYDMSHGRVDKAVHPFCSGAGLDVRITTRTSESDPFNCFYSTIHEVGHAAYEQNISRDYLLTPLGSGVSMGVHESQSRIYENQIGRSRAFTGWLFGEMKDAFGDFGVANADAFYAAVNTVHKGYIRTEADELQYNLHIMMRFGLERALMSGDLAVKDLEAAWNDRFEADFGYAVDKPSNGCLQDVHWSVGLFGYFPTYTLGNVYAGCLYQALRRDVPGLDAEVAEGNTDGATNWLKENLQQHGGLRSPRDTIRHASGMEPGHAPLLAYLEEKFSLLYDL